A stretch of Ischnura elegans chromosome 4, ioIscEleg1.1, whole genome shotgun sequence DNA encodes these proteins:
- the LOC124157168 gene encoding mitochondrial import receptor subunit TOM70 isoform X2, giving the protein MFSVMAAASRSGVDGHSWSKWQIALVVGAPVAIGLGYWYLRNTGSSSDRQKCQLTGKKKTNVQSVQTTNNGAARGADDVNSSNTSQEASPFDQSQDFKKEGNRYFKDGKYSDAIRCYNAAIDACPKEKVYDLSTFYQNRAAAYEQLKDYESSKDDCTKALELNPTYVKALHRRAKAYESTSDLKRCLEDVTAACLLDHFQNQAAIAMADRVLRELGQQHAKDAMAKRGPVIPSKHFVKTYFSSFHSDPLSLPISKGKEADPVLNGESEPKSGFLLAIEAFQAQRYDEIIPACTEEINAENSKYKLEALSLRATFFLLRGEYKVALADLEKVIENKDANVELRVNALIKRASLHMQMEDPPKAIEDFNRAAELGPGISDVYHHRGQVFLLMDKAAEAQADFKKAVDLSPEFPIAYVQKCYADYRYACMEQNIERAKKAIEEFEEAIRKFPKCSECCTLYAQVLNEQQEYEKADNYYKKAIEIDPENAALFVHRGLLQLNWKGDVDKAIYYIRKSLEMDDKCEFAYETLGTIEVQRGNFLAGAELFDKAIQLVKTDVEMSHLFSLKDAAKAQAVVVEKYKIPMPDKE; this is encoded by the exons ATGTTTTCCGTCATGGCGGCTGCCAGCAGATCTGGTGTGGATGGACATTCTTGGTCGAAATGGCAAATAGCATTAGTAGTTGGGGCACCTGTTGCGATCGGTTTGGGCTATTGGTACTTGAGGAATACTGGATCATCTTCTGACaggcaaaaatgtcagttaacgGGTAAGAAGAAAACAAATGTTCAATCTGTGCAGACTACCAACAATGGAGCAGCACGAGGAGCCGACGACGTTAACTCTTCGAATACATCTCAGGAAGCG AGCCCCTTTGATCAGTCTCAAGATTTCAAAAAAGAAGGTAACAGATACTTTAAGGATGGGAAATACTCTGATGCCATCCGGTGCTACAATGCAGCGATCGATGCATGTCCTAAAGAAAAGGTGTATGACTTATCTACGTTTTACCAGAACAGAGCGGCTGCCTATGAGCAACTG aaAGATTATGAATCATCAAAAGATGACTGCACCAAGGCACTCGAGTTGAATCCCACGTATGTTAAAGCATTACATCGGCGAGCAAAAGCCTATGAGTCTACCAGTGATTTAAAAAGATGTTTGGAGGATGTGACAGCAGCCTGTCTGCTAGACCATTTCCAAAACCAGGCAGCCATAGCAATGGCTGACAGAGTGCTGAGAGAGTTAG GGCAACAGCATGCTAAAGATGCTATGGCGAAAAGGGGGCCTGTAATACCTTCCAAGCATTTTGTTAAGACTTACTTCAGTTCCTTTCATAGTGACCCACTTTCATTACCAATCTCGAAGGGAAAAGAAGCAGACCCTGTTTTAAATGGAGAATCAGAACCAAAGAG TGGATTCTTGTTGGCAATTGAAGCTTTCCAGGCCCAGAGGTATGATGAAATCATACCAGCTTGTACCGAGGAAATTAATGCCGAGAACTCAAAATATAAGCTTGAGGCTCTTTCCTTGAGAGCAACATTTTTCCTGTTGAGGGGAGAGTACAAAGTAGCCCTGGCGGACTTAGAGAAAGTGATTGAAAATAAGGATGCCAATGTTGAG TTGAGGGTAAATGCGCTGATTAAAAGAGCATCTCTTCACATGCAAATGGAAGACCCACCAAAAGCAATAGAAGACTTTAACAGAGCCGCTGAACTGGGACCAGGCATTTCAGATGTGTATCACCATCGTGGTCaa GTTTTCTTATTGATGGACAAAGCTGCTGAAGCGCAAGCAGACTTCAAGAAAGCTGTAGATCTGAGTCCTGAGTTCCCAATAGCATATGTCCAAAAGTGTTATGCTGACTATCGATATGCTTGCATGGAACAAAATATTGAGAGGGCAAAAAAGGCTATTGAAGAGTTTGAAGAGGCTATTCGCAAATTTCCTAAATGCTCTGAGTGCTGTACACTATATGCCCAG GTGCTAAATGAGCAACAGGAATATGAAAAGGCTGACAATTATTATAAGAAAGCAATTGAAATCGATCCAGAAAATGCTGCACTCTTTGTCCACAGGG GTCTACTCCAGTTGAATTGGAAAGGTGATGTTGACAAGGcaatttattatattagaaaatcACTTGAAATGGATGATAAGTGTGAGTTTGCCTATGAAACACTTGGAACAATTGAAGTGCAAAG GGGAAACTTCCTAGCAGGTGCAGAGCTATTTGACAAAGCTATTCAGCTAGTGAAGACGGATGTAGAAATGTCccatttgttttccttgaagGATGCCGCCAAAGCTCAAGCTGTTGTGGTTGAAAAGTACAAAATTCCAATGCCTGATAAAGAGTAG
- the LOC124157168 gene encoding mitochondrial import receptor subunit TOM70 isoform X1 encodes MFSVMAAASRSGVDGHSWSKWQIALVVGAPVAIGLGYWYLRNTGSSSDRQKCQLTGKKKTNVQSVQTTNNGAARGADDVNSSNTSQEAVKSPFDQSQDFKKEGNRYFKDGKYSDAIRCYNAAIDACPKEKVYDLSTFYQNRAAAYEQLKDYESSKDDCTKALELNPTYVKALHRRAKAYESTSDLKRCLEDVTAACLLDHFQNQAAIAMADRVLRELGQQHAKDAMAKRGPVIPSKHFVKTYFSSFHSDPLSLPISKGKEADPVLNGESEPKSGFLLAIEAFQAQRYDEIIPACTEEINAENSKYKLEALSLRATFFLLRGEYKVALADLEKVIENKDANVELRVNALIKRASLHMQMEDPPKAIEDFNRAAELGPGISDVYHHRGQVFLLMDKAAEAQADFKKAVDLSPEFPIAYVQKCYADYRYACMEQNIERAKKAIEEFEEAIRKFPKCSECCTLYAQVLNEQQEYEKADNYYKKAIEIDPENAALFVHRGLLQLNWKGDVDKAIYYIRKSLEMDDKCEFAYETLGTIEVQRGNFLAGAELFDKAIQLVKTDVEMSHLFSLKDAAKAQAVVVEKYKIPMPDKE; translated from the exons ATGTTTTCCGTCATGGCGGCTGCCAGCAGATCTGGTGTGGATGGACATTCTTGGTCGAAATGGCAAATAGCATTAGTAGTTGGGGCACCTGTTGCGATCGGTTTGGGCTATTGGTACTTGAGGAATACTGGATCATCTTCTGACaggcaaaaatgtcagttaacgGGTAAGAAGAAAACAAATGTTCAATCTGTGCAGACTACCAACAATGGAGCAGCACGAGGAGCCGACGACGTTAACTCTTCGAATACATCTCAGGAAGCGGTAAAA AGCCCCTTTGATCAGTCTCAAGATTTCAAAAAAGAAGGTAACAGATACTTTAAGGATGGGAAATACTCTGATGCCATCCGGTGCTACAATGCAGCGATCGATGCATGTCCTAAAGAAAAGGTGTATGACTTATCTACGTTTTACCAGAACAGAGCGGCTGCCTATGAGCAACTG aaAGATTATGAATCATCAAAAGATGACTGCACCAAGGCACTCGAGTTGAATCCCACGTATGTTAAAGCATTACATCGGCGAGCAAAAGCCTATGAGTCTACCAGTGATTTAAAAAGATGTTTGGAGGATGTGACAGCAGCCTGTCTGCTAGACCATTTCCAAAACCAGGCAGCCATAGCAATGGCTGACAGAGTGCTGAGAGAGTTAG GGCAACAGCATGCTAAAGATGCTATGGCGAAAAGGGGGCCTGTAATACCTTCCAAGCATTTTGTTAAGACTTACTTCAGTTCCTTTCATAGTGACCCACTTTCATTACCAATCTCGAAGGGAAAAGAAGCAGACCCTGTTTTAAATGGAGAATCAGAACCAAAGAG TGGATTCTTGTTGGCAATTGAAGCTTTCCAGGCCCAGAGGTATGATGAAATCATACCAGCTTGTACCGAGGAAATTAATGCCGAGAACTCAAAATATAAGCTTGAGGCTCTTTCCTTGAGAGCAACATTTTTCCTGTTGAGGGGAGAGTACAAAGTAGCCCTGGCGGACTTAGAGAAAGTGATTGAAAATAAGGATGCCAATGTTGAG TTGAGGGTAAATGCGCTGATTAAAAGAGCATCTCTTCACATGCAAATGGAAGACCCACCAAAAGCAATAGAAGACTTTAACAGAGCCGCTGAACTGGGACCAGGCATTTCAGATGTGTATCACCATCGTGGTCaa GTTTTCTTATTGATGGACAAAGCTGCTGAAGCGCAAGCAGACTTCAAGAAAGCTGTAGATCTGAGTCCTGAGTTCCCAATAGCATATGTCCAAAAGTGTTATGCTGACTATCGATATGCTTGCATGGAACAAAATATTGAGAGGGCAAAAAAGGCTATTGAAGAGTTTGAAGAGGCTATTCGCAAATTTCCTAAATGCTCTGAGTGCTGTACACTATATGCCCAG GTGCTAAATGAGCAACAGGAATATGAAAAGGCTGACAATTATTATAAGAAAGCAATTGAAATCGATCCAGAAAATGCTGCACTCTTTGTCCACAGGG GTCTACTCCAGTTGAATTGGAAAGGTGATGTTGACAAGGcaatttattatattagaaaatcACTTGAAATGGATGATAAGTGTGAGTTTGCCTATGAAACACTTGGAACAATTGAAGTGCAAAG GGGAAACTTCCTAGCAGGTGCAGAGCTATTTGACAAAGCTATTCAGCTAGTGAAGACGGATGTAGAAATGTCccatttgttttccttgaagGATGCCGCCAAAGCTCAAGCTGTTGTGGTTGAAAAGTACAAAATTCCAATGCCTGATAAAGAGTAG